A stretch of Aedes aegypti strain LVP_AGWG chromosome 2, AaegL5.0 Primary Assembly, whole genome shotgun sequence DNA encodes these proteins:
- the LOC5570265 gene encoding brachyurin, with protein sequence MSRIAAVFLIALVTVAADIDWTKVRPIEDFDHYWTRLPAELQFLRNSVPSARVTNGREAIPGQFPYQVALVISFNQGSGLCGGSIISNNYVLTAAHCVQGASGGTALVGAHNRLNNEPSQQSIVFELDGITIHPEYTSNTIRNDVATIRLTNSIVFNDRVRPIRLPSSTDVRTFSGRIATVSGFGRTSDTSPVTSAVVFFTTNPIITFANCLDQWSNAVHVIQSQNICLSGNGGRSSCNGDSGGPLTVQEDGKSLQVGIVSFGSSAGCAIGRPSVYARVTHFLDWILENSDVDEQVA encoded by the coding sequence ATGAGTAGAATTGCAGCGGTGTTTCTGATAGCTTTGGTGACGGTGGCCGCCGACATTGACTGGACCAAGGTACGTCCGATTGAAGATTTTGATCACTACTGGACACGTCTTCCCGCAGAGTTGCAGTTTCTGCGAAATTCAGTTCCCAGTGCAAGAGTGACTAATGGACGCGAAGCCATCCCTGGCCAATTCCCGTACCAAGTAGCGTTGGTTATCAGTTTCAACCAGGGCAGTGGTTTGTGTGGCGGCTCAATTATCTCCAATAACTACGTTCTGACTGCAGCTCATTGCGTCCAAGGGGCCAGCGGTGGAACCGCTTTGGTTGGAGCTCACAACCGACTGAACAATGAACCTTCTCAACAGTCCATCGTGTTTGAGCTCGATGGAATTACGATCCATCCTGAGTATACCTCGAATACCATCAGGAACGATGTAGCGACCATTCGTTTGACCAATTCGATCGTGTTCAACGATCGCGTCCGACCAATTCGCCTTCCAAGTTCGACCGATGTCCGGACCTTCTCCGGCCGTATAGCAACGGTTTCCGGGTTCGGAAGAACATCGGACACCAGTCCCGTCACTTCCGCTGTGGTTTTCTTCACCACCAATCCAATCATCACATTCGCCAATTGTTTGGATCAATGGAGCAATGCTGTGCACGTGATCCAATCGCAGAACATCTGCCTGTCAGGTAATGGTGGAAGATCGTCTTGCAATGGAGACTCCGGAGGGCCACTGACCGTTCAGGAAGATGGCAAAAGCCTTCAGGTGGGAATCGTATCCTTCGGATCGTCGGCTGGTTGTGCCATCGGAAGGCCTTCGGTCTACGCTCGGGTAACGCACTTTTTGGACTGGATTTTGGAGAATTCCGATGTTGATGAGCAAGTagcttga
- the LOC5570267 gene encoding brachyurin has product MKYLAVLSVVVALVGLSVAISVAGKSTRKIDWSLVRPISEFAHVRQRIQSLTETKSLMNQRIVGGQIASPGQIPYQAAILADIEDGSGLCGGVLISANYVLTAAVCVNGASEGTVILGAQNLQNENEDGQVRMDFTSSDVHVHEEYVEFIFRHNIAAIRLPQPVAVTERIRPAVLPAATDSRTFAGMQATISGFGRTSDASTSFSDVLRYVSNPIMTNADCGAGYYGDLIDGQKMCLAYFNTRGPCIGDDGGPLTVQDAGQSLLVGIFSFGSVVGCESQWPTVFVRITFYLDWIASHTDVVIGSH; this is encoded by the exons ATGAAGTACTTGGCGGTGTTGAGCGTGGTGGTGGCACTTGTAGGATTAAGTGTGGCTATAAGCGTTGCCGGTAAGTCTACGCGGAAGATCGACTGGAGCCTGGTTCGTCCGATCAGTGAGTTTGCACATGTACGGCAAAGAATTCAGAGCTTGACCGAAACAAAATCCTTAATGAACCAACGAATCGTCGGTGGACAGATTGCATCACCCGGACAGATTCCATATCAG GCTGCAATTTTGGCTGACATTGAAGATGGTTCGGGACTTTGTGGCGGAGTTTTGATCTCAGCGAATTATGTGTTAACCGCCGCGGTGTGTGTTAATGGAGCTAGCGAGGGAACTGTGATTTTAGGAGCCCAAAATTTACAGAACGAAAATGAAGATGGCCAAGTGCGTATGGACTTCACCAGTTCAGATGTGCATGTTCACGAAGAGTATGTTGAGTTCATCTTTAGACACAACATTGCTGCGATTAGATTGCCTCAACCGGTAGCGGTGACAGAGAGGATTCGTccggcagtgttgccagctgcCACCGATTCGCGAACCTTCGCGGGAATGCAAGCCACCATCAGCGGATTTGGACGCACCTCAGATGCCAGCACTTCGTTCTCCGATGTTCTACGTTACGTGTCCAATCCTATTATGACAAATGCCGATTGCGGTGCCGGTTATTATGGAGATCTGATTGATGGACAGAAAATGTGCTTAGCTTACTTCAATACTCGTGGGCCTTGTATTGGGGATGATGGGGGACCTCTGACGGTACAGGATGCCGGCCAAAGTTTGCTGGTTGGAATCTTCTCATTCGGGTCCGTTGTCGGGTGTGAGTCCCAGTGGCCGACAGTTTTCGTTCGAATTACTTTTTACTTGGATTGGATAGCATCGCACACCGACGTCGTTATCGGATCGCACTGA
- the LOC5570266 gene encoding brachyurin has translation MKSIVLLIGVLAVASAEWIEIDWSQVRPIEEFDHYWARLPSELQFLRKAFPNRRITNGQQATPGQFPYQIALLSTFTGGTGLCGGSVLTNNFILTAAHCVQNALGGTAIMGAHNRLQAEATQQRIAFSAAGIHMHPGYTPTNIRNDIATVRLNSAMTFNDRVVPTRIPAAGDNRSFAGVTGTVSGFGRTSDASTATSAVVMFTSNPIMTEADCLARWGGNTNIIQAQNICLSGEGGRSSCNGDSGGPLAVQDGGSLQVGIVSFGSAAGCSIGMPSVYVRVSHFRDWILANSDL, from the coding sequence ATGAAGTCCATTGTGCTGTTGATCGGTGTTCTGGCCGTTGCCAGTGCTGAATGGATCGAAATCGATTGGTCGCAAGTGCGCCCGATTGAGGAATTCGACCACTACTGGGCTCGTTTGCCGTCGGAGCTGCAGTTTCTGCGCAAGGCGTTCCCGAACCGTAGAATTACCAACGGACAGCAGGCAACCCCAGGACAGTTCCCGTACCAGATTGCTCTGCTGAGTACTTTCACCGGAGGTACCGGTCTGTGCGGTGGATCCGTCCTGACCAACAACTTCATCCTGACTGCTGCTCACTGTGTCCAGAATGCCTTGGGAGGAACTGCCATCATGGGAGCCCACAACCGCCTCCAAGCCGAAGCAACTCAGCAGCGCATTGCCTTCTCTGCGGCCGGAATCCACATGCACCCTGGATACACCCCAACCAACATCCGCAACGATATTGCTACCGTTCGTCTGAACAGCGCCATGACCTTCAACGACCGTGTTGTCCCAACTCGTATTCCTGCTGCTGGAGATAACCGCTCCTTCGCCGGAGTTACCGGAACTGTTTCTGGATTCGGTCGTACCTCTGATGCCAGCACGGCAACTTCCGCTGTAGTTATGTTCACCAGCAACCCAATCATGACCGAGGCCGATTGTCTGGCCCGCTGGGGTGGAAACACCAACATCATCCAGGCTCAGAACATCTGTCTGTCCGGAGAAGGCGGTCGCTCTTCCTGCAACGGTGACTCTGGTGGCCCATTGGCTGTCCAGGACGGTGGCAGCCTGCAGGTCGGTATTGTGTCCTTCGGCTCCGCTGCCGGATGCTCGATCGGTATGCCCTCGGTGTACGTCCGCGTGTCGCACTTCAGAGACTGGATTTTGGCTAACTCGGATCTGTAG